A window of the Ostrea edulis chromosome 1, xbOstEdul1.1, whole genome shotgun sequence genome harbors these coding sequences:
- the LOC125675120 gene encoding uncharacterized protein LOC125675120: MTWKQHITSAEAKARRKLSIMGKLSGTNWGANEKILKSVYQGNVRPHLEYGSSSWMTAAKTHLQTLDKVQNQALRIITGAMKSTPIHSMEEITNITPLNKRRECNAMLQAAKYCCTEDHPMNNRLTQLSSGRLKGSSFVLETRALQREHHESLPKQVKPIAFSVNDYPTEDKLRNVSIQTSVPNITSKDEQSDIVKKTHTMTMLEEQYPSEFWIRVFTDGSATNAKTNGGADKVNITTPVVFLTDALSVLQSLTNNKLPLLEQALFNIQSRITVLQWIPSHCGVYGNEQADILAKQGAGQQQEKNPVCLAEMKTIIKSLYRKSKHQDSYHHLSRPEQTVIFRLRTGHNRLNKHLNRVMKVVPSPMCPCGEAEQDTTHILQTCKNHQALGQRIWPLPTTIQEKLFGTVEDLQKTTRFVEEAEIQV, encoded by the exons ATGACATGGAAGCAGCATATAACATCAGCTGAAGCAAAAGCAAGAAGAAAACTAAGCATCATGGGGAAATTGTCAGGAACAAATTGGGGTgccaatgaaaaaatattaaaatcagtTTACCAGGGGAATGTTCGTCCACATCTCGAATATGGATCTAGCTCATGGATGACAGCAGCAAAAACCCACCTACAAACCTTAGACAAAGTACAAAACCAGGCACTACGAATCATTACAGGTGCCATGAAGTCAACCCCAATACATAGTATGGAGGAGATAACAAACATAACTCCGCTAAATAAGAGAAGGGAGTGCAATGCAATGTTACAAGCCGCAAAATACTGCTGTACTGAAGATCACCCAATGAATAATAGACTAACGCAACTCTCATCAGGCAGACTGAAAGGATCAAGTTTTGTATTAGAGACAAGAGCTTTACAAAGAGAACATCATGAATCGCTACCAAAACAAGTCAAACCTATAGccttttctgtaaatgactaCCCTACTGAAGATAAACTGAGAAATGTCAGCATTCAGACATCAGTACCAAACATCACATCCAAAGATGAACAATCTGATATTGTAAAGAAAACTCACACTATGACCATGCTAGAAGAACAGTACCCCTCTGAATTTTGGATAAGAGTATTCACAGACGGATCAGCCACAAATGCAAAAACAAACGGAGGGGCTG ACAAAGTCAATATCACAACTCCAGTTGTTTTCCTGACAGATGCTCTATCTGTATTACAGAGCTTGACAAACAACAAGCTACCATTACTAGAACAGGCGCTATTTAACATTCAAAGTCGCATAACAGTGCTACAATGGATCCCTTCGCACTGTGGAGTCTATGGTAATGAACAAGCTGACATTCTCGCAAAACAAGGTGCTGGACAACAACAGGAGAAAAACCCAGTCTGCCTTGCAGAGATGAAAACCATAATCAAATCTCTGTACAGAAAATCCAAGCATCAAGACAGTTACCACCATCTGTCGAGACCTGAACAAACCGTCATATTCAGACTGAGAACAGGACACAATAGACTAAACAAACATCTGAACAGAGTGATGAAAgtggtaccatccccaatgtGTCCCTGTGGTGAGGCAGAACAAGATACAACACATATTCTACAGACATGCAAGAACCATCAGGCATTGGGACAAAGGATATGGCCATTACCAACAACCATCCAGGAAAAGCTATTTGGAACAGTGGAGGACTTACAGAAGACCACCAGATTCGTAGAGGAAGCAGAAATCCAAGTGTAG